The following is a genomic window from Plasmodium knowlesi strain H genome assembly, chromosome: 1.
TGAAGAGATCATTAATGTAAGGAAACATTTCAAACTTCAAAGAAGGGCTCAATCTCATGGTTGGAAGAAGAGCAGATGCAATTTTCGCTATAGGTATGTAAAAGTATTTATATTCTGGCTTCTTCTTGAGGTCATCTAAAGAAATCATACCCGCTAGACTAATCACTCCCTTTATGTTTAAACGCTTAATAGAttcatctccttttttatctctCAATTCTAAAATTCTTAAAACGATATTTCCTCCCATGGAAAGACCCATGAAGTAGAATGGAGgaatgtcattttttctgaTATTGTTGGCACCATTGGGGGTTTGTTCCGTACTGGATGGAGAATTGCCAGGCGTGATATGAGTTCCTTGTAATGTTTGGTCATTATCGGAGGTTGACGTAAGGGAGGATTCCACATCAATAGACTTGTCAACACCCCCACCaccttctgtttttttttttctttcttttttcttttccccttgtcCGCATAATGAGTCGTATACAATGTTAGCATACTGCACCACATCGTTAATTATATcttgaaaattatttatgtgagtcttcacatttttgacACACCCTGACTGTCCATGGCCTCTCATATCTAACCCGTAGACTGAATAACCATTTTTGTTGAAATGCTCAATCCAACTGTCTTTGTAAATGTAGTAATTATCTGCATCCTTCAGAATAGCTTTCTCCTTGCTCTCTATTATGACATTATGCTTTAGGTATTCAAATCTCACATGGGAGTTTAGAGCATGAACTAGTATTATGATACCAATGGGCTTGTCCACAACCCACTCGTATGTCATCAGCTCTAGTCCATCTCGACTTTTGAAGGATCCTGTCTTGAGGATATCGTTCTGGGTTCCTTTACTACTATCATCCGcagccttcttttcatcctcctTAGGGGGCTCTTTTGCCACTTTATCGGCTAACTTATTAGGCGTCTCTTTTGCCACTTTATCGGCTAATTTATTAGGCGTTTCTTTTGCTGGTTGACTTGTGGCCTTTTCGGTCTcatttgatatttttttagcGGATTCAATTGAGGAATTCTTCTTCTCAATCTCTTTTTCTGTCACCTTCTCTACCCCGTTTGCCATCCGATTTGCTGAATGGTTGGCGCCTCGGTTGGCCGCCCTATTCCCTCCCCTGTTGTTTGCCCTATTTCCGGGCCTATTATGGGACCCCCTATTGGATCCTCTGTTTGTGGCCTCTGCCATGGCTTGTCTGTGTGTCAGTGGTGTGGAGTATCTGCACAGAGAGAATTACCCAACAGGTTGTGATCAGatgcaagggggggggagagaaaaacgaaatggaaaGATAAGTGACAGGGGAATATagtttgaaaaataaatatgcggataaaaaaaggagcggaattgaaaatgaagggtcagaaaaaaagaaaaaaaaattaaaaaaactgTAGAGAACAAGcgaaccaaaaaaaaaaaaaaaaaaaataaataaataaaaagtaaaaggacaaaaatgtagaaaaataaaagtgcaaagattaaaaaactgcaaagtgaaaaaattaaaaaatcaaGGTTAAAGAAAACCTTCAGCGGAAGAATATAATTGACCAAATTGTTCAGTTATAAAAGGAATTAACTtatttgtaaaataaaaaaaaaaaaatacaaaagaaaCAAAGGGGTGGAGCGGTGGAAATaagtaaaaggggaaaaataaattttttttttttctaatgatGGATGAAAAACAACGCATCTAAAAAAGGTTCGCGTTGactactattttttttttttttcattcaaatGACTCTCTTCGCGGgctgaaaaaattttgacaaaCATGGGGACGTGCAAGTataccgtttttttttttttttttttttttttttttttttttctaaatggtGGGGGAGAGtataagcaaaataaaataattcttccttttaggGTGATGTTCGGGCCTGCTGTTGCCATGagatctttttcttttcacgtGCCTCTCTCCATTTATAGGGAGATCAACTTTGAGGAGTATTAAAGCGCTACAATATGAGGATCGCCTCAAGTGATGATAACACAGTGTGCTGACATGTATACACTATatagaattatttttttttgcaccattTTCAGATCGATCCGTTAAACTTCTCGCCCCTTCCCCTATATACCTGTTGATCCGTTCTACAATATTATATACACGTTCCTTCAACGGGGCAAGAAAAACACCATTAACGGAAATCCCGGGAAAGCGGCGCCCTGCCTTCTTGGGGGGGGATCGTAAATTTCCCGCCTGATATAGGGTGCGGAGATGCATGTCCACACATATGTTAttggtttatatttttcttcactcctCGAAgtgtggaaaaatatatttaaaaagaaaaaggcgtCAGGTCGGAAAAGGGTGGTTAAATGTATGATCCGTTTTGGAGGAACCTCAATTTCGAATGATgcgaaaaaataatgcaaagGTAGTAATTCAAAAACAACGCAAACAACACAATGCCAAGATGATAataccgaaaaaaaaaaaaaaaacaaactacAAGAACAGCTTATGTGTACATTCGATTGTATTCCCCCATCGGGAGATTTGACACTTGTCGCGTGTTGCGACGACATGCAGTGCAGCTTCGGAACAAGtggcaaaaaagggaacctACTTTGGCACTGTGGAAAAAGGGAGGCCTACACACGCCGCAGTTTTATGCGGGCGCAATCGGGCGTAGCACACATGGGATGAATTAACGAGGGTGGATTTTAACTGGGGTGAATTAACCAAGGGGTATTCAACTGGAGCGGGTTAGACTAAGGTTAGGGTAAGGTTAGGGTAATGTTAGCGCGAGCTAGCTGCCGCTTGCATCCGATCGGGAGAGGGAAGACAACCACGCAAGGACCTTCTCTAGAACGCGCTCATTGCCCGGTTCCATGGTGAGGACATGGTCCATATCGTCAAGTACGTGTAACTCCTTAAGGTTggtattaatttttttataaaaggtTTCCGCACCCCCAAAGAAGCAAGCACTGTCATGTCTTGAGTGGACGAAAAGGATGGGGATATCCTTTGGAATATGATGAATGTccttatttaaattttcaatgGCGTTCAGAAGCTCAAAGCCCAACTTGCACGTTATTGgtcttttatttctatttttatcgTACTTAAAAATTTGATTAACGTATGGATACTTCTTAAAGTACAAGGATGGCGTGAGTCTTAGGGTTGGAAATACGGtggcaaaaaattttccacaaGGTATGTAGAAATATTTGTAAGATGCTTTGGAGGCTAATTCGTCTATGGATATCATGCCGGCTAAACATATACATCCTCTTATGTTTAGTTTGGCACTATGATCTTTGGATTTGCCCAAAATTTCTAATGTCCTTAGTACTATGTTTCCACCCATGGAGAGACCCATAATGTAGAAGGGAGGCGTCTTGGTGTTTTTCAGGTTGTTGTGAATGGACCATGAGTTGTTGTTCCTCTGCGCGAAAGAAGCAGGCGAAGCAGCAGACATGGGGGATGAAGGAGAAGTGCCGGAAGTGGGGGAATCCGCCGAACCGCTCTTACTCGTTTCTGCATTCATTGCATCCTTCTGACCCCGTAGACAGATAACGTCGTGCACCCTATTAATGTACTGTATCAGATCATATACCAGATCATCAAACTTTTTCACGTTTGTTTTTAAATTCCTCCAACCGTCAGATTGCCCATGTCCCTGGTGGTCCATGCCATATACGGAGTAGCCATTTTTGTTGAAATGCTCAATCCAACTGTCTTTGTAAATGTAGTAATTATCTGCATCCTTCAGAATAGCTTTTTCTGAGCTCACTATATCTACGTTGTGTCGCATGTACTCTAACCGTACATGTGTGTTGAGTCCATGGACTAGGAATATCACTCCTATTGGGTTCTTTACTTGCCAGGAGTATGTCTTCAATGTCAGTCCATCTCTATTATGGAATGAATCTACTTTGGGTTTTCCATCCAAACGGGCACTACCGCCAGAGCCTTTTGGGCTTGTGGAGCTAGATCCCCCGGCCGCACGGCCTCGCCTGTAGTCGCGTTCCGCGGTCTGTGTCTCGGCCATTCGATTCGCAGGTAGTAGTAACTGCGGTTGTGTTGGTGGACGGGCAGCACTTACCAGGCCAATGACACAATGCCAAGAATAGGTAATCTGTCTTCGTAATCACGTTACAAAATGGAGTAACAAGTTCGCTCAACAAACAAGTGCTCCTATATgcactgtgaaaaaaaaagaaggagcagTACAGGTCATGGTTTCTCCGCCCCTGATTTTACCATCACTGCCTTATTTCCTACACACAAAGTAACACACAGACGACGGAGGTAAGGTAAATGGATATCACTACCTCACGCAGTCGCgctaaacaaaaaaacagggCTGTTCTGCAAAGAAATGCCCATGTGAGAAACACATATGCGATATGAATACAGTCTCAATGCGGGCATACCTTTGGTCATGCATTTGCGCTTTGCTATGGGACATTTCTCAGCGCCtcaaaaggggaataaaaaaaaaaaaaagtaaaaacgaACGGaatgagaaaggaaaaatttttccctAAACAAATCGCAAAGAAATAATATACTAATCTTTTAGCATGAAAGAAACGCATCACTcatgtgcagaaaaaaaaaaaaaaaaaaaaaaaaaaaaaaaaaaattgtcaactTCGtcaaaaagtttttttttttttttttttttttttttttttataacatgTTTTGGTatacccaccatccggttactccCGAGTGCACCCACGTATGGTTGACATTACTTTGGAAATGATCCAGGACCTTCGTGGAGGACACTTCGAAGGGATAACTTCCTGATGCGAAGAAATACAATGTAGTAACTGGGCCATATGATGTATTACATAGCCAAGGAGAAAGTGGACACATGGACTGCAATGCCAAGTGGGTGGTACGGCGGAACGATTGAAAAAGGGTGGGGGTACCATGGAAGGTGAACTCGTCCGTTCGGGAAAAATACCCTTGGACAACCCGTTGAAATGGAATTGCCTGAAAAGATGAATGTTACACACTCATCGAGGGGAATAGAACAGAGAGTAATATCAAACCCCATACTAAATTgcacctccccccttttttttttcaccttaaATTACTCTCTTCCTAATGCGAGGCTCATGCAGGAACTCATCGGGGTGAGGCAAGCACGAAATAAGACGCCACAAGGCGGAACTGGAACCACCACGAAAGCAACCCCCACGAAGTGCTTTCTTCGCTCTCTGCCTCCCCTGCATATGCATTTCCTCTTCTCACTGCCTTCTGGCCGCACTAAGCAGAACGCTTCATGTTCCCATCGTAGAAGCACCCCATCCAGAGTAAATCATCTGTCCCTCCACTTCCAACTAGAGGaatgtaatttattttttgtcccTCCTTTCGTCAACGTTTAAGTTCTTTCCTACGGGTAGCTAAACTGTACGCATCAATCATTATGGAGTCATTCGTTTGGCAGATTCTCCCAGGTGTACAATGGTGCATATCTCGCTAAGCGTTCTTCCCGTCGGAGCGATCCCCTTCGTTGTTGCGTTTGACTTAACGGGGGGAGAGGAATTGTAGAAAACCCCATGGGGTGCACTTTCACATGTATCAGTATAGGTGTGGGTCAACAGGTGACGGCTATTGGTTCTTCCCACTAGGgtaacaagaaaaaaaaaaaaaaaaaaaaaaaaaaaaaaaaaaatacatgcattgatacatatacatatgtatatctgCATTTCCCCTGTAACCTCTGCGCGAGttacttttttccaccccGCGTAGTCATCCCCCCCCCGGTGAAAAAGGCCCACGCGTTATTCCCACCTGTGCGTGCATCTCAATGCAGGTATAAAGTAGTACTCACACTCACCCTTTTGCAGAAGTGCCTATGTTCGCCCAGCTACTTCCACTCCTTCTAAACCACAAATGACAATTCCAAATGTTTATCTCCCCACTTTTTAGGTGACTCCTATTCCCTTTTAAAATCAAGacgagaaaaggaaaaatgccGTTGGGGGTTCCTTTCAGGAAATACTTGTTTATTGTATCCACATCCTTCTTGTGCATGGCTATGGGATCTTGTTGCGTCCACCTGGTGATGAAGCCCGAGATGAGGGAGCACGACATTTCCAAGCACCTGCAGAATCGGAACAGTGCCATCCAGGAGGTGCAACGGGAGATCCTCCGCCGGAAGACATCCTAGGGGGGTCAATCGGTGGAGCGGCCAAGAGACAAAGCGAAATAGAGAAACGAAGTAACCAAGGGAAGTAAGCAAGCGGAGGCCCAAAAGAGAACCACCTTCCCTGCGTCCCCACGAACTCAAAGGAGAACTTAGTGTCATATGAATACCGCcagaaaaaaacaccttAGCAGGAAGGTAGACCCCGTTATGTTCCTTTGTTGGAATCAATACACTGATGAACCTGTACGTGCGTCCTGGtgcgtcatttttttttttttttttttttttttttttttctttttttttgtgtcatgaggaaaagaatacatgcatatgtgtatgaacACATGTAGACATGAACGAAGAACTTTGAAACAAAAGCAGGTGATAAGTTTCCCTGGGGAAAAATAGTCACGCAGGGGAAATTCCATTCTCAAGAAACAGATGGGCACTTGTGCGGATCTGCTTATATGGAGGTCTACAAATTTATCAACACTAGACCAAATTTTCTCCAGGAGTTCTCCCTCTCTGGTACCCGCAGAACAAGTGGTGGAGGAATTTCACGCCCCTGGAGGAGGGTTAAAGGGGATTCTCATTTGAAGGTGTCCCTCCGCGGGAGGAGCGGCAGGTTGATCAATTAATGATCAATTAATGATCAATTAATGATTGGTTTGATGAGTTTCCCGTTATAGTCCAGGTGAACGACGCGACAGTGATCACGTCCATTTCCCAATCCCGGCTACATGTGGTGGGGCACTTTTATATGTCCGAATCGAATATAGACTTCAGGTGAGAAGGGGCGACTCTATAAACCCAGACGTTGCCCTCCCGGCGGTCCAATCTAGATGTCCTTTGCCTAGCCCTTTTCCTAGTGACAATAAGTTCTCGAATGTCTTCAATAATTTCTCTGTTCAGTGACCAGTAGGAGTGTCTCAATGTGTGAACATTTGATCCTAACCAAGTGGTATCAATGACATCTACATCTAACCAATCACGATTATCTCTACAACAGTAAATGGGTTCTATTCCCGTAAAAACGAGCAGTGTATTCCTAAACATAGGTGGCTGATGAACGAACTTGTGGTGAGCCATATCTTTGTTGGCTTTGCCCTGATCGTTCTGTATGGATATTTGTTCATTGAATTCGTTTGAATCAACTCTGCCCCtttttctataaaaaaaatgaaaaactttttttagTTTCTGTACAAGGGTAGTCATCATTCCTTTGTTTCTCATTTGCTCATTTGATACATCGAAATTTTCACagtcaaaaaaggaagaaactaATTTTGGTCCCTGGCAACTGTCATCACTTTCATTCGTTTTGTTTCTAACTGGAATGGAAAAGTAATCCAACTTGTTGCTATCGAAGATATAGTTGTCCAGTCCATTCGATCCGCTATGAGAGTTGTTTTTGCATATGTTTAAAtcgaatacattttttccaagggACTTGGTTCCACTGAAAATTTCTGCCCATCTTAATGCCTTGTCGTTTGAATCACAATAAATGGATATTACTGTACAGAAGGAGCGAAGGAAGACGTACTCCTTGTTTACAAAGTCACTTAGGTAGTACTCTGGGTTCATCATGGTGAGGGTGATGAGCTTCATCTTGGTGAGGTTATTTGTCGCCGTTTCTTTCTCGTCGATGGTGGAGAAGAGGTCGCTCTTTACGATATCGTGGAAGGCAAGCAGGAACATCCTGGTGCCCATACTGTGCGTGATGATGTGGACATGCCGGATTCCTGAGAAGGGTGGAGTTAGAAACACAATTATGGTGATGTGTTATCAGGGTGATGGTGGCAGATGCAGTATTACTTCTTGGGGGATAGTTCCTTACTCGCCCCCCTCCATTACCGTTACTCCGTAGCGTATCCAGGAAGCACTTGAACGCGTGGTGCCCCTTCTTGTTCTTTGAGTTATCCTTGGCGATGAAAAATTCGAGAAAGTTCTTTCCAGAGGGCCagttgaaaaggaaaagcttAATATAATTAGGGAAGTTGCCAAAGGAAGCCATCTGTCCCAGAATTTGGAGAGCCTCGAGGTGATTGGTATTATAGCCATGGATAAAAATGACCGCTTCTAGACAACCGGCCAGTTCACATTTTATCCAACCGTCTAAACTGAGCTCCTTGATGTTATCTATCCAAGAGTACAGTCTTTTGTTTGTCCCCTTCTTATAGTTAagtgtatttttcttcctcttaataatttttatttttacctcGCTGTCTtcgaattcattttttctagtCTTATCATCAATGAAGttgcagttttttttgttaatgtaACCAGTGATGTAAAGGCCCCTCTCGGCATCAAT
Proteins encoded in this region:
- a CDS encoding lysophospholipase, putative yields the protein MAEATNRGSNRGSHNRPGNRANNRGGNRAANRGANHSANRMANGVEKVTEKEIEKKNSSIESAKKISNETEKATSQPAKETPNKLADKVAKETPNKLADKVAKEPPKEDEKKAADDSSKGTQNDILKTGSFKSRDGLELMTYEWVVDKPIGIIILVHALNSHVRFEYLKHNVIIESKEKAILKDADNYYIYKDSWIEHFNKNGYSVYGLDMRGHGQSGCVKNVKTHINNFQDIINDVVQYANIVYDSLCGQGEKKKERKKKTEGGGGVDKSIDVESSLTSTSDNDQTLQGTHITPGNSPSSTEQTPNGANNIRKNDIPPFYFMGLSMGGNIVLRILELRDKKGDESIKRLNIKGVISLAGMISLDDLKKKPEYKYFYIPIAKIASALLPTMRLSPSLKFEMFPYINDLFSFDPHCYHKAITNRFGNEILKAVDTLHKDMKFIPEDVHILVVHSVLDSACSYTGVSKFFNALKTKNKELFTLEDMDHILPLEPGNEKILKKVMDWLSHLQCVKA
- a CDS encoding prodrug activation and resistance esterase, putative; this translates as MAETQTAERDYRRGRAAGGSSSTSPKGSGGSARLDGKPKVDSFHNRDGLTLKTYSWQVKNPIGVIFLVHGLNTHVRLEYMRHNVDIVSSEKAILKDADNYYIYKDSWIEHFNKNGYSVYGMDHQGHGQSDGWRNLKTNVKKFDDLVYDLIQYINRVHDVICLRGQKDAMNAETSKSGSADSPTSGTSPSSPMSAASPASFAQRNNNSWSIHNNLKNTKTPPFYIMGLSMGGNIVLRTLEILGKSKDHSAKLNIRGCICLAGMISIDELASKASYKYFYIPCGKFFATVFPTLRLTPSLYFKKYPYVNQIFKYDKNRNKRPITCKLGFELLNAIENLNKDIHHIPKDIPILFVHSRHDSACFFGGAETFYKKINTNLKELHVLDDMDHVLTMEPGNERVLEKVLAWLSSLSRSDASGS